The DNA sequence TGTTTGTCATGGGCCATAAAAGAGACATTGAAGCCCGTTATTCCACCAATAAGAGACTGCCAACGGATATGATCGAAGAAATGAGATCAGCGTACCTGAAGTGTTCTAAGTTCTTTGAGACTGAGGAAAGGGGAATAAAAGAAGAGGATTACCAGAAAATGCTCGGGGATTCTGCCATTGACACATTGACGGGGGCGTTTGGCATCACACTTACGGACGATCAGAAAGAGGAGCTCAGGAACCTTGACACTGAGAATACCAGAAAAGATGGAGGAGATATTTAAGGGCAAGAAGGCCGATATCCCGAATAACGGTAATTCCCAGAAGGTGATCTCCTTCAAAGAAGTGGAAACATACATAGAACAGGATGTGAATACGTGAGGGACTTTCCGGGAAACAAGGCCATCGTCAAATTGCCTTCGTAATTCAATTTTTTTTGAATACAATTGGCCTGACTTATAGAAATTAACTGCCAAAAATAGAGAATTCTGGGTCAACCTATTTATCTCGGATATTCTTAATGTCTTTCCTGATCCGACCGGCTACATCTTTCAACTTTAGATTGAGAAAGTCAAGGGAAATTAATATTTCACTTTTGTCTCTAGGAAATATATCAAATGCAAACCATTTGGTGATCTTCCTTACAGCAAGCGATTTTAATTTCAATTTTATTAGAATATACAACTGTACAGGTTCGGAAAAAGAGTGTGCTAACTTCGAAAGCGATCTTATTGCACTCTCACCTTTTTTAAATGCGTATTTTTCAATCCAAACAGAAGTTTCATCAAGTAAATTATTAACTGAGTCCTCGTCTTGTGTTGTAGCCATAGCTATAAGAACTGTCCTCCTGACTGAATTGAGTGGTAAGAAAATTACATATCCATTTTTCCATAAATATTCTATAAGGACTGCGAGTGATGTACGTTTATTTCCATCTACAAATGGATGCATTCGGATAATAGATTCCATTAGAGAGGCTGCCTCTTTAAAAATATCTCTGTAAAGTTTCTCGCCTGAAACAGTGAGTTCTGGCTTTTGAGAAATGGCCTCAATCACTCCCTTGTTAATTACTCCTGGCTAAGCCTTTAAATTGTTTACAACTTCGTCGTGGATTTTGATTATATCTTCATAGGACAAAAGATGGCTCATATTTTAGTAAAAAAGTGAGATTATAAATCTTTAAGCCTATCGAATATAGCTTTGTTTACGGGGTGATTCAATAGGTCATTCGTACGTTCCTCTTTTATAGAGAAATTGTTGTCTGGCTTTTTTATTGTTTTCTTATAGAAAGACATGTTACATATCCTCGTTAGTAGAGTATTATTTTTTGAGCATAAATACTTTGATACGTAATGAACGTATTAATTCGCACTAATTGTTAGATACGACACCCCGTTTTGAATTTATTGGATCTCTTCAACATATAGTGGGTAGATTTGGAATCCAGAACTACTCCGGAAATATCAGATTTATAGCGAGATTTGATACTTCACCTTGTGATTCCATGGCAGAATTATAGAATGTAGTTGAGATAGGTTGTTCCACCGGTTCTCGTGTTAACAGTTGGAGTAAACCTACCCACACGATCCTGAAGAGAACCCAAAAAATAAGGCAATAGTGAAATTGCCATCCTGAACTTTCAGGATCCCAGAAGCACAAACCATCCCTCATACGCATTGCCATGTCTCACAGGTTGAAAGAAAATGTACCCTCTAAGCAAAATATCAAAGACACTAAGGAAACGTCTAAAATAAAATTATATGAGGTCTGAATAAAAATTCAAATAGTGGATTTTTATATTTCTTCCATGGTTTCATTACCAGTTCTGAAGAACCTCATTATGACCGCCATAATAATTTCCTTCCTTGCAACATTTCTCAACCAGCAGGGTCTATTGCAGATCACATTTGGGGCTTCCAATGGAACAGTCTGGAACATCGGTGACATTATCGGGCTCGTATTTGCAGTAATTGCTATACGCCTGGTCTTAAGGGTACCTGAAAAACACGCTTAGGAATCCACATTTATTTCTGCTTAATTAAAAATGAAATACAGCTAATTAGAAAATGTGACAAACAATTGTGGAACTCTTGATCTCCTTGAGGGTATATTACTTCCCACAAAGAGTTCAAGAGATCTAGAAATAAATAAAACTCCAGATGAATTACCATACAGGAGCAAAATGGCGTATATCAGGCTAATAAAATATCCGGGCGCCAAGTTCGCTATCATCCCGGACATAATAAGAACGTTTTCTAATTCTGGCTGCAATCAATTCGTAGATGTATTCGGAGGTTCGGGATCTGTCTCTCTCAATATGAATTACCCGTCCACGATATATAACGATCTTGACCCACAATTTGCGAATGTTTTCAAGGCTATAAAATATCATCCCGGAAAGCTTTACGAGATGCTGAAATATGCCGATTCAAACCAGAATGTAAGCAATGAGGGCAGACTTAAGACGATTTCATCCGGCATGGCGAAAAAGTTAGGGAGAGACAGCCATAAAATAAAGAGTCCGTTCTATGCAAATGATTATGATTCGTCAAGAGCGGGTTTATCAACACAACAGGATTCACTAAAAAATAGTGATGGAGATCCGGAATGGGCAAGAGACACAATAATTAGATTCAGCCGCACTTTTGGTGGAATGGGTGAAACCTATGCGACAACAAATGAGAAATCAACCGATCTTTTCCTGAGAAAAACAATAAACAGTTTTGGGAAAATTCATGACGTGGTAAGGTTATGGAAGATAGAAAATATGGATTTTCGAGAGATTATTGCGAAATACGACTCAGAGAACACTTTCTTCTATTTCGATCCTCCATATCCCGGGAAGAACTGGTATTCATACAGCTTTGCCAACGAAGATTTTTTGGAGCTTGCAAAATATTTCAAAGGCTTGAGAGGGAAATATCTTCTCAATCTGAATGCAGATGACATTCAACTTGGCAGTATTTTTGGAAAGCCAGCTTTCATTAAAAAATACAGGAACCAGAACGTGAAGGAAGCGAATACAGCGGGCGGAATCAGATCCAAGTCATTTTACACGAACTTCTAGAATTGCCTCCTAGCATGAACGTATATAGGCTCTTGGAAACTTAGCGTTACCTGAAGAAATGATAAGAAATAACATGCCTTCTAACCCACGAGTAACGCTGGATCATCCCATTCTGTTGCATCGTATGCGGCGAGCAGGATGAATGTATAGATGATATTGCCACATACAAGGCAATTCTTGGGAAAGTAAGGAAAATGAATTTTTTTGGACATCCCGGATGATACATGCTATGCTTCCGATCGATTTTTCGTGGTGCTTTCTATCTTTGATATAGAGGATCGCGCATATATTAGTACCATCGTTATCATTTCCCCTTTACTCCGAAGGAAGCTGCAGCAAAACCCTCCATTGTAATAATGAGCCAGAGCTGACGTTTCAATCAAAAAATATACTGAGCATAAGATATCGATTGTAGGTAAAGGTGTTTCATAATAGTGCCAAGAAACTGATAAAATTCATTTACTTCAGGGATGGAAAGATCTCAGGAAACCCGTAAGCAACCGGTTAAGAAATAGTGACACAGATAAAGATCCAGAACATTGTACTTGCATCACAACTACAAATTAAGGGATAACTAACAATTTTAATTTTATTAAGAGTACCTGTTGTCAATGAAATACAAGTATCACACCAATAAGCGGAATAATGAAAATTGTTGCGAGAATTATCCATGAGATCGGGTTTCCAAAGTTTATAGTCCAGCCTATTCCAAATCTCTTTGCAACGACAAAAGACCTGTCCTTCCGGTTTAAATATATAACGCCCCCCTTCCAGAATTCATCATCATTCATATTTACCAGTCCAGTTGGTTGCTCAGGAAACCCAATCTTTATCCTGCTTCCCTGTTGTCCAAGATAGATCATCGGCGGGTATACCAGGATAATTGCAGATATGGGGAGATAGATGAGTGAAGACCCGTAATCCCTGTTAAGGATTCCCCAGTGGATTGCAGCAAGGAGCATAATAGTGACATTTACGGAAATTGATATTGCAGCAAATGCATATCTATTATATTTCTTGAATTTCTGCTGTTGCAGGTATGATGTACGTGGCTTGAAAACTTCAATCTCTTGGCGTGATCGCCATATTGCGAGCGATACCAGGAATAGGGATACTGTGAGTATTGCTTGTAATATTGGGAAATTGAAGACGTCTATGAGGTTCTTCCTTTCAAAGCCGTTTGGGATACCGTTTTGCGCGTAGTGCGTAACCAGAGTATTTGGGAGACTTGGATACAAAATGGCACCCATAATTATTGTGGCAACAACTATTACTGCAGAAAAGGCAAGCATCACCGGGTAAACATAGTCTTTCTTTAGCGGACCTGTAACCGGTATCACTACTCCGGCCGCTTCCCTCACTCCCTGGTACCAGCCATTCAACTCCTTAAATCTCTTCACTCTTCCGTGGATCACAAAATAAATGGAGTATACGGCTACAATTTCGACGAGAAAAGATAGAGTGTTTATTGGGAAAAATCCATAAAAATCCGGTATTAGTATAAAGAGAGTGAAAATGAGTACGCTTGCTATTGCCAGCCAGAAATGATAAGTTCTTTGCATCTTATTGAAAACTGGATCGATAGCTCTTTCAGGAGTAACTCTTACCCCAAATTTAATTGTGCTCTGAGATGCGTATGGAGCAAACCAGTAAAATAGCACAATAACCAGAAGAATAGCCGGGAATTCGATCTCAACTGGATTCAATCAAATCACCTCACATATTTTATCTGCAAGCAGTGGACGTATCTCCCTGAGAGCCTATGCCAAGCAGTATTGATGTATATCATGATTTCTTTGGAGTAAGCACGAGTTTTCTGAATATTTCCATGATCTTCTCTGGTTCAAAGCCCATTGCCTTTGCTTCATTTATGAGGCTAATCTCAACGGAACTCCAGTCGTCAAGGAACCGCTTCAGCTGGGCACCGGAAGCTGGCATTACAAGCAGCTGCCTCTTGGAATTCATTGATATGAATCCCTCAAGTACCAGTATGTTGTAAGACTTGTTTACTGTATGATAATTGATACCCAGATTCTTTGCCATGGATCTGGCAGAGGGAATAATTTGGCCTTCCTTAAGAGTGCCATCTGCAATGGCTTCCACTATCTGGTCCCGGATCTGTTGATACAGCGGTATATCAGAGTTGAATTCTATCTTGAGGAAAACTCCGGCTTGCATGTTATAATAATGTATCACAGATATTAAAATGTGCTGAAATCGTTGCCCTTCCTCAAATAGAATTGAATTAAAAAAACTGCAAAAATTCATATTTGAACATATGTTGTGCACTCAATGAATTTAAGCAGGAACGAAAGCTCAGTTCTTAAGTTCTTGAAGAACCGTCAGGATTCCAAAAGAATCGCTGAAAACGAAATTTTACTTCCAGAGCTAAGCAGTAGAGAAATTTCCAGTTCTGTTTCATGGCTGCAAAAGAAGGGGCTGATCACAGTAGAAACAGAATACACTGACAGGATCTTACTTGGAAATGAGGGCAAAACATATCTTAATGAAGGATTGCCAGAGTATAAGGTACTCAATTTTCTTAAGCAAAAGAAAGAAGCGCGCTTGGGCGATCTATTTGAAGTCTTCGGGAAAGAAGAGGCCTCGATAGCGCTAACGCAATTGGCAAAATTGGGGCTGAAGCCGAAAGAAGGCAGAATTAGCTACCATGAAGACCCGGCTGTTATTGAAGAGATAGAATCCAGGCAAAAGGCGCTCGTGTCATTGAGCAATGGTGATAGCAATCTTGACCAGAAGGTTCTGGAAAATCTAAAGGCAAGAGGGGACCTGCTTGAAACCCGGAAGCTAGGAAAAAGATTTGTTTCGCTTACTCCTGAGGGCAGGTCTTTTGTGTTACATGATTCGACGGAAAAGAGCATTGAAGAGATAGACAGCAAGATTATACTGTCTGGCGAATGGAAAATCTCAAGATTCAGGGAGTACGACCTGTCTTCACCTGTAGAGACATTTCGTGGGGCATCTGTTCATCCCATAACCAACCTGATTAATCGCGTGAAAAAGATTTTCCTGGAACTTGGATTCAGCGAGATAAGGGGACATTACATTGAATATGCTGGGTGGAACATGGATGCACTATTCATTCCGCAACATCATCCAGCCAGGGACCTGCAGGACACCTTTTACGTAGACGTTGCAAGTAAACCGGAATTTGAGAGCCCCGAAATTCTTCCGAAGGTAAAAAAATCACACGAGAGAGGAATTCCCGGCTATTCCGGCTGGAAATATCAGTGGGATGAAGCAGAGGCACATCGTACTCTGCTCAGAACACACACAACAGTTAATACAATCAGGTACCTCTATAACCATAGGGAACCACCAGTTGCTGTATTTTCTATTGAGAAGGCGTTCAGGCATGAAAGTGTAGACTGGAAGCATCTTGCCGAATTGCACCAGATCGAAGGGGTATTCTATGGTAAAGACGCAAATATATCCACTCTCAAATGGCTGATCAGAGAATTCTACTCTAAACTCGGGTTTAATGAAATAAAGTTGATTCCGTCCTACTATCCCTATACCGAACCGAGCATGGACGTTGTAGCCGTAATAGATGGAAAAGAGGTTGAGATGGGTGGTTCAGGGCTATTCAGGCCCGAGGTCACTGTGCCCATGGGGCTAAGGGAACCTGTAATTGCATGGGGTCTCGGGCTGGAAAGGCTGGCAATGTTGTTCTATGGAATAAAGGACATCAGGGAAATATATAACTCAGATCTGGAATGGCTGCAAACATACAGGTTCAGGTATTGAATACGAGTCCCCCGAATTTTTCCTGGCACTGAATACATACTTTACCATTCCTTGACAGATGTATTTCACAGGTTGGTTCATTGCATATCCTGCAAAGTGTGGAAGCAGGTGCTCCACATATATGGCATAAACCTGTCACAGACACGCATTAAGCATCCTCTGCGGATATTTAGTCTTATCCCGGCAAATTGTTTTTAAGGGCTAAAATTAATGTGATAATATTTATATAAATCAGATATATCCTCCACAGACAATATGAACAGGAAAACATTTCTTTTTCTAGCAATTTTCACAGCTGCCCTTTTGCCTGCTACCGCGACTGCCGCAGTCATTATAAACGATCCTATCCTGGTTTCAACAAACCAGAACAATGCTGTGGTATACTTAACCAATGGACCCGGATACTCAACGGCACAGAGCATGGGTTTCATGTATTCTAATTATGCTGCTTCTGGTGCAAATGTTACACTTGACCTGAACTACACTCATCATGGTGAGGTAAATATCACAAATGCGCTGGAAATTGTCAATAATGCAGCGAGTAACGTAGAGGTGTGGCTAAATGGAACACTACCCAACTACATTACACTCTATTACTCAACTTCACTAGCGACAGGCTCGGATCTGGGAACGAAGTTAGTAAGCGGAACACCATTCACAATTACAACAGGCTCAGACTTATATTTCTCAATTGTTATTAATACTCTCACGACTCCAGGTACCTCTGCAAGCGCTACCTTAACAATGCAGTATACTGAATCGTAAGTTGGGAAGCATTGGCATGACCGGAGCACGACTGAAAGCCGCAATAACGATCCTCATAGCTGTGGCTTTCCTGTCTACCGGTATTTCCAGTGCCACTGTTCTTGTACATAACCCGGTATTAATTACAAGTAGCCCGACTTCATCAATAGTGCAGTTCTCGTCGAATGGTTCCTCATCGCTGGTGGCAGTAAACATCAGTAATGATCTTTCTGAACTCAATGCGAGTATTTCTGCAATAGGGTTTTATTCAAACTCTAGCAGGGTTTCAGACCAGTTAACCCTTAATAACGGCAACTACACGGTTCTCGCCAAGCCGCTGACTAGTTTCATGGCAACTCAAAACTCTACCACGTTCAGGATAGCAGGCTCAACAAACTTTTCCGGTATATTATACTCTCCGATCAATGATACAAATTATAGCTACGTTATAGCTCCGTCTAATGCCACAATATCCATCTTCGGCTTTCCATTCGTGAAGGGGCAGAGCGAAGAATTCATTACGGCCACTGGGGAGTTCGTAAATGAGGTGAGTCTGCTGCTCTCTGGAAACGGCTCCTTTAATTTCTCAATGGGTTCAACCCTCTATGGTTCACAGATCGCCAGCAACGAAAGCGTCGTTGTTACGGGTACAAATTACTATAACATATCCATTCCGGTGGCATTCCTAAGTGGAGAGACGCCCTATTACCTGAATCTCTACAGGACCTCCGGTAACCCTGCATGGAGATCAGTCATCCAGCAAGATGTTTCGTCCGGGAGCAACATCAGTTCATACGGAAATATAGATTCTTTTCTCACAATAAGCTTACGTGGATACAATTTTCCCTCTAATATAAGCGTGGAAGACTCATTTTTAAGTGGCGTATACTCAGTGGGTTTTAACCCACAACTTGGGCATCTTCCAAGAAACGTTGCCATATTTTACGAATATGGACTGAAGTCTGGCACGAGCTGGTCGGTTTTGGTTAATGGCAGTACATACGTTACACAGGGAAAATTCATTGAAGTCAACGG is a window from the Thermoplasmatales archaeon genome containing:
- a CDS encoding putative membrane protein, producing MNPVEIEFPAILLVIVLFYWFAPYASQSTIKFGVRVTPERAIDPVFNKMQRTYHFWLAIASVLIFTLFILIPDFYGFFPINTLSFLVEIVAVYSIYFVIHGRVKRFKELNGWYQGVREAAGVVIPVTGPLKKDYVYPVMLAFSAVIVVATIIMGAILYPSLPNTLVTHYAQNGIPNGFERKNLIDVFNFPILQAILTVSLFLVSLAIWRSRQEIEVFKPRTSYLQQQKFKKYNRYAFAAISISVNVTIMLLAAIHWGILNRDYGSSLIYLPISAIILVYPPMIYLGQQGSRIKIGFPEQPTGLVNMNDDEFWKGGVIYLNRKDRSFVVAKRFGIGWTINFGNPISWIILATIFIIPLIGVILVFH
- a CDS encoding death-on-curing family protein, which codes for MIEAISQKPELTVSGEKLYRDIFKEAASLMESIIRMHPFVDGNKRTSLAVLIEYLWKNGYVIFLPLNSVRRTVLIAMATTQDEDSVNNLLDETSVWIEKYAFKKGESAIRSLSKLAHSFSEPVQLYILIKLKLKSLAVRKITKWFAFDIFPRDKSEILISLDFLNLKLKDVAGRIRKDIKNIRDK
- the pheS_1 gene encoding Phenylalanine--tRNA ligase alpha subunit → MNLSRNESSVLKFLKNRQDSKRIAENEILLPELSSREISSSVSWLQKKGLITVETEYTDRILLGNEGKTYLNEGLPEYKVLNFLKQKKEARLGDLFEVFGKEEASIALTQLAKLGLKPKEGRISYHEDPAVIEEIESRQKALVSLSNGDSNLDQKVLENLKARGDLLETRKLGKRFVSLTPEGRSFVLHDSTEKSIEEIDSKIILSGEWKISRFREYDLSSPVETFRGASVHPITNLINRVKKIFLELGFSEIRGHYIEYAGWNMDALFIPQHHPARDLQDTFYVDVASKPEFESPEILPKVKKSHERGIPGYSGWKYQWDEAEAHRTLLRTHTTVNTIRYLYNHREPPVAVFSIEKAFRHESVDWKHLAELHQIEGVFYGKDANISTLKWLIREFYSKLGFNEIKLIPSYYPYTEPSMDVVAVIDGKEVEMGGSGLFRPEVTVPMGLREPVIAWGLGLERLAMLFYGIKDIREIYNSDLEWLQTYRFRY
- a CDS encoding DNA adenine methylase — protein: MTNNCGTLDLLEGILLPTKSSRDLEINKTPDELPYRSKMAYIRLIKYPGAKFAIIPDIIRTFSNSGCNQFVDVFGGSGSVSLNMNYPSTIYNDLDPQFANVFKAIKYHPGKLYEMLKYADSNQNVSNEGRLKTISSGMAKKLGRDSHKIKSPFYANDYDSSRAGLSTQQDSLKNSDGDPEWARDTIIRFSRTFGGMGETYATTNEKSTDLFLRKTINSFGKIHDVVRLWKIENMDFREIIAKYDSENTFFYFDPPYPGKNWYSYSFANEDFLELAKYFKGLRGKYLLNLNADDIQLGSIFGKPAFIKKYRNQNVKEANTAGGIRSKSFYTNF
- a CDS encoding transcriptional regulatory protein PtsJ; this encodes MQAGVFLKIEFNSDIPLYQQIRDQIVEAIADGTLKEGQIIPSARSMAKNLGINYHTVNKSYNILVLEGFISMNSKRQLLVMPASGAQLKRFLDDWSSVEISLINEAKAMGFEPEKIMEIFRKLVLTPKKS